One part of the Streptomyces sp. NBC_00286 genome encodes these proteins:
- a CDS encoding S8 family peptidase — MARLRSNKIRVAATTTVATAALLAAVTALPAQAAPAQGRVLAADSPTAIKGSYIVTLKKSADFKAASTQGKELINEYGGTVKKTFDTALNGYTASLTATEAKRLAADPSVASVEQNQRVQLADTTQSNAPWGLDRIDQSALPLSTTYTYPDSAGSGVTVYVIDTGVRITHGELSGRAADGYDAVDGDTTAQDGNGHGTHVATTIAGSTYGVAKKADIVGVRVLNNAGSGTTAGVVAGIEWVTENASGPSVANMSLGGGASTALDTAVANSIASGVTYAVAAGNSSANASSYSPARVASAITVGATSNTDARASFSNFGSVLDIFAPGVSITAGWHTSDTATNTISGTSMATPHVAGAAAVYLANHTSASPASVASALVAGATSNAVTSPGSGSPNKLLKLVP, encoded by the coding sequence CGCCGCCCTGCTGGCAGCGGTCACCGCGCTGCCCGCCCAGGCCGCCCCGGCCCAGGGCCGGGTGCTCGCGGCGGACTCCCCCACCGCGATCAAGGGCAGCTACATCGTCACGCTGAAGAAGAGCGCGGACTTCAAGGCCGCTTCCACCCAGGGCAAGGAACTGATCAACGAGTACGGCGGCACGGTGAAGAAGACCTTCGACACCGCGCTCAACGGCTACACGGCGTCGCTCACGGCGACCGAGGCCAAGAGACTCGCGGCCGATCCCTCCGTGGCCTCGGTCGAGCAGAACCAGCGGGTGCAGCTCGCCGACACCACGCAGTCCAACGCCCCTTGGGGCCTGGACCGCATCGACCAGTCCGCGCTGCCGCTGTCGACCACGTACACCTACCCGGACTCGGCGGGCAGCGGGGTGACCGTGTACGTCATCGACACCGGCGTACGGATCACGCACGGCGAGCTGAGCGGGCGGGCCGCGGACGGTTACGACGCCGTGGACGGCGACACCACCGCACAGGACGGCAACGGTCACGGCACACATGTGGCCACGACCATCGCGGGCTCCACCTACGGCGTCGCCAAGAAGGCGGACATCGTGGGGGTACGCGTGCTCAACAACGCCGGTTCCGGCACCACCGCGGGTGTCGTCGCCGGCATCGAGTGGGTCACCGAGAACGCCAGCGGCCCGTCGGTCGCCAACATGTCGCTCGGCGGCGGCGCCTCCACCGCGCTGGACACGGCCGTCGCGAACTCCATCGCGAGCGGTGTGACCTACGCGGTCGCGGCCGGCAACTCCAGTGCCAACGCCTCCTCGTACTCCCCCGCCCGCGTCGCCTCGGCGATCACCGTCGGCGCCACCAGCAACACGGACGCCAGGGCCAGCTTCTCCAACTTCGGCTCCGTGCTGGACATCTTCGCCCCAGGCGTCTCGATCACCGCGGGATGGCACACCAGCGACACCGCCACCAACACCATCTCCGGTACGTCCATGGCGACCCCTCATGTCGCGGGCGCCGCGGCGGTCTACCTGGCGAACCACACGTCGGCCTCGCCCGCGTCGGTGGCCTCGGCCCTGGTGGCCGGCGCGACCTCGAACGCGGTCACCAGCCCCGGCAGCGGCTCCCCCAACAAGCTGCTGAAGCTCGTCCCGTAG